A genomic segment from Juglans regia cultivar Chandler chromosome 14, Walnut 2.0, whole genome shotgun sequence encodes:
- the LOC109000623 gene encoding probable E3 ubiquitin-protein ligase RHC1A: protein MSSTIHTHWCYPCRQRVRPVEREIVCPYCNGGFIEELPENEELVPEDFFIPNSEDHSHQTPAEDQMMDLLYSLMMQRDPNPRIDPVEVFDAIVRQRMGGRNPNINVRVVLNHSPGSAFSNGSPRSGPRDVDNGDYFTDRGLQELIEQISMNDRQGPPPAPRSLIDAMPTIKITQAHMHTDSQCPVCQDRFELGIEAREMPCKHIYHSDCIVPWLVQHNSCPVCRLEMPTQGTDTDSARGNQSSGGENSGGSSSRSRDYGRSGGVTLNSLQNQGRRNPWYVMWPFRPSSSNTHHHAEYRGSRTSSTREQNNEMSYSGWPFEY, encoded by the coding sequence ATGTCAAGTACTATACACACACACTGGTGCTACCCATGCAGGCAGCGAGTCAGGCCTGTAGAGCGAGAAATTGTTTGCCCCTACTGTAATGGAGGCTTTATTGAAGAACTTCCTGAGAATGAGGAATTGGTGCCAGAAGATTTCTTTATACCTAACTCAGAAGACCATTCCCATCAAACACCTGCAGAAGATCAAATGATGGACCTTCTGTATTCTCTGATGATGCAGAGGGATCCTAACCCAAGAATTGATCCTGTGGAGGTTTTTGATGCTATTGTAAGGCAGAGGATGGGTGGAAGAAATCCTAACATCAATGTTAGAGTGGTTTTAAATCATAGTCCTGGTTCAGCCTTCTCTAACGGCAGTCCAAGAAGTGGACCAAGGGATGTTGATAATGGTGACTACTTTACTGACCGAGGTTTGCAAGAATTAATTGAACAGATTTCTATGAATGATCGACAGGGTCCACCCCCAGCACCTCGTTCTTTAATTGATGCAATGCCCACTATCAAGATTACACAAGCACATATGCATACTGACTCACAATGTCCTGTCTGTCAGGATAGATTTGAGTTGGGCATTGAAGCAAGAGAGATGCCATGTAAACATATATATCACTCTGATTGTATAGTTCCTTGGTTGGTTCAGCACAACTCATGTCCTGTTTGCCGCCTTGAGATGCCTACTCAAGGGACTGATACTGATAGTGCTCGAGGTAATCAAAGTAGTGGTGGAGAGAACAGCGGGGGCAGCAGCAGTAGAAGCAGAGACTATGGCAGGTCTGGTGGTGTTACTCTGAATAGTCTGCAGAATCAGGGTAGGAGGAATCCGTGGTATGTTATGTGGCCTTTCCGCCCATCAAGTTCAAACACCCATCATCATGCTGAATATAGAGGAAGCCGCACCTCATCCACTCGTGAAcagaataatgagatgagttactCTGGATGGCCTTTTGAGTATTAA